The window TGAGTGTTTGGTCATTGTAATTAATTGGACCCTGGATGACTGAGCTTAAAGGTGGGAGCCCCAGAATTTATGCAGAGGTCCAATTGTTAATGTTGCTCGGGCCCACTATCCAGTGTAGGCCTTGACTACATATTTTCCAGTCTGTTATGATGTTATTCCAGATGAATGAATTGAAGATAAGgtttcttttgtggttgtattttgAAATAAGAGTGGAGGCCCATAGAGAACTAGGATTATTGAATAGATGCCAGGAGAGACTAGCTAGGGATACCATGTTTTTATCCACTGCTCTCCTAAGGTCCAGACCCCCAGCATGTTTTGGTTGAGTGATAGTGGACCATTTGATATAGTGAATTTTCCGTTTTTGAGTGGTGGTGCCCCAGATAAAATCTCTTTGAATTTTGTCAATTCGCTTTAGAGTGGATGAAGGGAGCATGACATATTGCATTACATGGTTCGGGGATGGCATTAAGAGTTGATCTAGCGAGGGTTTTTCTTCCTGCGATGGAAAGGAAGTTTATTTTCCAACCAACAAGTTTTGTGTTCATGTGATCAATAATGTGGCGAACGTCAGATGCTTTAGGTTTTCGAGTGAGAATTGGGAAACCCAAGTATTTCCCAAAGTTATCACTGGGTTGGATGTCTAGAATATTAGCAAAGTGATTTTTTGAATGAGCGTCACAGTTGCGTGAAAAGATGATTTTTGATTTAGAATTATTGATTTTTTGGCCCGAAATTTTGGAAAAGAATGCAAGGCTATGTTTGATTGTGTGGATGGACTTTGAATTAGCATTGGTAGAGAGAGTTAAGTCATCCGCATAGAATAGGTGAGAGATGGGAGGACCAGTGGGATTGATTTTTATCGGGTCCCAGAGTTCGCTGTTGACTTGGTGATTAATGTATTTTGACAATAATTCCATGCATAGGATAAAAAGGTAGGGAGACATTGGGTCGCCTTGACGTATACCTCTTGAGGGGTGAAAGAATTCTGTTTTGAAGCCATTAACTAAGATGGCAATTCTGGAAGTGCTAACACAGCTAATAATAAGTTTAGTGATGTGAGGGAGAAATTTGAAGAAAAGTAAAGCCCGGTAAATGAATGACCATTCAAGACGGTCGAACGCTTTTTCCAAAAtcaattttgaggaggacctttCCTTGTCGACCCCTtattttttggaaattatgatttcGTGAATCACGATGGCGTTGTCACAAGTTCTTCTGCCCTTAAGGAAGCTAAATTGACAAGGGCCAATTAATTTGTCAAGGAAGGGCTTAATTCTATTAACTATAATCTTAGTGACTACCTTATAGATGGTGTTACAGAGACTGATGGGTCGGAAGTCGTTAAGGTTATTTGCATTTTGAAATTTTGGGATGAGACAAATATATGTAAAATTGAGTGTGGTTGGAATAGAGAGATCCTTAAAAAATTGACAAAAGGATAGAACCGGATTTTTTATGATAtgccaatatttttgataaaaaaggGTGAATGCCATCCGGTCTTGCGGCCTTAAAAGGTTTGAAGGAAAAAATTGCTCGAGTGAATTCATAGTCCCGTAATGGGTAGTCTAATGGGGAGAGATCTAAGTTGTCAAAGGACGTCTGTGAGTTTAGAATATTTTTTATAGGAGTATCTATGTGTTTTGTTTGGAAGGCCTTTTGGAAATATTGAGATGTATGGACTAGAATTTGGGCTGGATCATCCAGTTACCTTCATTATCTTTAAAATAGGAGATAGTATTTTTCCTTCTATAATTGATAACACTAAGATGGAAGAATTTTGTATTGGCGTCCCTATCATTTAGCCAGTTTAAACGGGAACGGATTCTCCAATAGTCTTCTTCGATTTTAAGAATGGTATTGTATTCAGTAGTTAGATCCTTTTCTAGGAGGTGCGGGAAATGACTATACTGGTAATTTATGGATGATTGGATTCCTTTTAGTATTGCGAggattctttttttctttttattagagTCCCCAAAAGTGTGTTTTGCCCAAAGAACAACATTATGTTAAAAATATTTCGTGGCTTCAAGGAGTTGTCTATTTTGCCACGAGTCTTTAACAATATTTTCAAATTCCATATGGTAACACTAGTAAGTTTCTAGCCTAAATAATTTTTTCTTGTGAGGAGGTTCTTTTCCTTTAAATTGGAGAAGAATTGGGGCATGATCTGAGTGGGTTCTCGGGATGTGGGTGATGAGAGCATTAGGGTATTGGTTGATCCATAGGGTGTTAGCTAGGTATTTATCTAACCATTCTAAGATAAGACCTCCCGAATTAATATGACAATTGGTCCAAGTGTATTTAGCCCCTTTAAAACCGAGATCTAATAAATTACAATAGTTTATGCACGACCAAAACTGAGAAGCCCTATTAGAATTAAGAGGCCGGCCACCCCACTTTTCATTTTGGGATAGAATTTCATTAAAATCCCCTCCAACTAACCATGGTCCGTGGTAGTTGTCTGCTATATTACAAAGGCTGTTCCAAAGGTCTTTTCGCATATTTAGACAAGTACTAGCATAGAGGATACTAACAAAACAGAGGGTTTGGACTGGAGATACCTGTAGCATGGCATGTATTTCCTGGTGGGAGCGGCTAACAAGATTCAGAGTGACTAAGTTCCCATACCATAATATCACAATACCACCCGCATGGCTTACTGCTGGGACTTCTAACATGTCAGAGAAGTGGAACTCATCCCTAAGAGGTGCATGATCAACCATTTTTTTTCTAGAAGGGCAACCGTGCCTGGGTTGTGAGTATGCAACAGCTCCCTAAAATTCCTTTTGAATTCATCATTGTTAGCTCCACGTATATTCCATATAACTAGACTCATTGGGCTATTCATTGGGTTGTGGTGACTGTTCTCTGCTCCTTGGTGAAGGAGGTAATTGATCTACCTTAGGGAGGGACTCAGAACCACAGCAAAATTCCCCGTTGCTTTGGAGAATGGGGGGGGGGGTCAAATGTCGATTGAGCATTTGTAAAGCGCCACTGGGCACCTGAGAACATATTTTCTGTCTTCCAACTCTTGAAATAGCATGAGGGTTGCTTCTTTGAGGCTTGAAATCTCGGTGAATGATCCCCTGACCGGTGGAGCTATTACCTCCTCTATTGGTTCTTCTAGAATCTCTGGGTCTTATTGCTCTTGTTCGAATGGaggttggtggtggtggtggaagTCCATGGGTATTGGGTGATGTTGAGGGATAGGCTGCCAAGGGTAGAAGACTGGGTGGTTGGTCACTTGGTCGATCGGAGTGAAGAAAAGAAGGTGATGCAATAACTCCATGTTGTTGAGTGGATTGAAGTGGTGCGATAAGTTCCATTGTGCTTGCATGTTGTGAAGTAGTGTGGGTGCAATCGTTGGGGCTAATGGATCCAGGACATTGGATAGCCACATATGGTTGATGTAGTTCCCCATAGCTAGGGCCATGCCTTCTGAAATTAGTTGGGCTAGAAAGGTCGGATTCTGAAGAACAATCCAAACTTCCTGGCCATTGATGATCATCGGGAAGGTGGATGCATGGCCTAGGAGACCCTGCTCGATCCAACTTTGGGGATCTTGGTGGGGATTCCAAGGTTGAGAGACGAAGGTTGGTGGGTGGAATGGGATTTGAGGAGGAAATGGGGGATTATCCATTGCCTTCTGGATTGTGAGAAGTTGGAGAAGAAGGTTGTGGATGAATACTGTATAGTGGAGGGTGAGATATAGGATTGATAGTAGAGTGAAAATCTGGTGCAAATGATTGCATATCTAATGGTGAAGATTTTGCATGCAAGGGGGATAGGGAAGATTGGGGAAGAGGAGAATTTGTGATTGGTGGAATGTTTGGGGTTGCCATTTGGCTAGAGGCCATTGCCAAGTGTTGAACGGGTTCTAGAGAATTAGAGAGGAGGGAGGTATTATGCGTGTAGGAATAGAGGGTTGAGTTGTCAAGTGGATTAGGGTTTTGGTTGCATGGCTTGGGGGTGCCACTTGTTTCCATAGGAGTGGTTTGGTTGGTGAGGTCCGGGGGTGCTTTGGACATAACGGCAGAGTGTGATCGAAATTGGAGGAGGTGTTTGGAGTTACAATAGAGAAATTCGAAAGTTCTGAGGTAATGAGGGAATCAAATTTATCATAGGTAGGCATTAAAACATCTTCCTTTTTTGTTGGAGGAATTCCTTTTTCAATATTCTTAGATTCATTAACGGTAGAAGAAGTAGGAGCATTTAAAGCTTTATAGACTAGTTTTTGAGAGTTAAGATACTTACCTGTAGCTGCATCATAAATTTTTACATCTATACTGTTACCTGGTACATTAATTTTTGCCGGAGAATTTTTTTGCTTATTCTCAACAGGATCTCTTGGTCTTTGGTTTCTTCGCCTGGTGAAGGACACCACTTGCCATTGCTCTTCTGGTGAGGGGGATGTATTTAAATTATTTGTTTCCTTACCTTGTTCTTAGGCGATAGGATCTTGCAAATTGTTACTCTTTGGTGAAGTAACTATGCATGAGGTAACCGTATGCCCAAGGTAGCCATAGTTCTTGTAGAGAAAATTAATTCCCTCATAAACGAGTTGTTGGAGATGAGAGCCAATTAGGATGCGCTGTTGAACAAGCTGGTCTAGTGGTAGTTCCACACAAAGGCGTGCATATCGACCTCTAAGGGTGGAACTAGTGCATGCATCAATTTTGAGTAGCTTTCCTATTGAATTACcaatttttttcaagattaatcTGTCGTAGAATTCTGTGGGTAGTTGTAGTAGGCGGACATATTGCTGTATGAATTTGTTTAGCTTTCCTTGCCACAAAATTTGGTTCCCACTGCCTTGTTGATAGAAAATATCCATTGATAAATCATGGACCACTGTGGAGAGTTGTGGTCATGTTTTCTTCTTTGGAAAATTTGACTATGAATAAGTCATGGCCTAGATCAATTAGAGGAAACGTTTCAGTGGGTTTCCATAATtgtgtgattttttcttttagatATTGGTGAGGAATTCTTTTCCCTATCAACTTAAGAATCACAGAGAATTTCCATGGGGTGTACATTCTATTTCTGTCCTCCGATATTAGGGtgatttctttaattcctttTGCTAAGGATATGGTTGTGGTTTGTTGTTTTACACTGGAGGAAGGAGTATCTTCTAGCATCAGGTTTGCTTGATCAGGTCCATAAGGTTGGTGAAAATTTGATTGAGGAGGAGATGAAGggttttctaggtttatttggaTTATATCCACTATATCTACCATTAATTCAGAGGCCAGTAGTTTGTCTTTGAAAGACGAGATATTGGCCGCTTGTTCCCCACGCTGAGAATCATAGGGAATATCGGGGAGGGTTTGGGGGGATAAGATAAGGCGGCGCCCCATCGGATTTGGTGATGAGATGACTCATCGGAATCAACACCGACTGCTGACTCTTCGATAACAACAAGAAAGAAGAGAGATTTCTTCTTATATTGGGATCCTTTACCTTAAATTACAGTAATTCTAGATACGACATTCGTTCAAATAGTACCATTTTCGCACAAAAAATAAATGTTTTTAACTTCATATTTCGAACTATACTATAAGTATGAATGTGTTATCTGATCATATCTCATTTAATTTCATTCTACAACGATTTTACGTGTATATTTTCTACTACCTAATCAGTTATTTCGTCCTGACCAAAATTCTTTTCATTAAAAAAATTTAGAAGGAAATTGACTTAATTCATTTCAAAATCTTACGATGGTATCGACCTTTAAAAGTTTCCAACCAATATGAAGACACTTTAACTACTTGAATTATTTCATGTTTAACTTGTTGGTATCTTTACTTAAGTGCTCAATATATGCACGAGAAACTTTGAAGTGCTTCTTCTAATTCTAGTAGCTCTCTTTCTTTCTAACTTTGTTTAGTATTTCACACTTTCTTCTACTAATGGTTCTAATTCTTAAAAAAGAATGGTCTCCTCTTCGTTGTTAGTTATAACATTAAGCTGATGGGAATAATACATCGATTTAGAAAAATACGAGTACATGAAATCTAAGTTTTAAGTGACATGATAAGCAATTAATCGACCAATAAAAAggtcttgttttttcttttgagcttgcgcaaggaaaaatacttctatAACTCAGGTTAAATTTCATATTTGTCAATTTTATACATCCACTTAATTCAACAATAAAATATTTGGGGAGATAAAAACAGATGTATTTGAAACATTTTCTAACTTACAAGTTATAAATATAGCGTGACAATGATAGGTGACAAAGTAGTCTCTCCTAAAATTGCATGAAAAATATCACCAGATATATTAAAAGGTAATATATGATACAACCAAttggaagtaaaaaaaaaaatcacactcTTTTGattagaaaatttattttatatttaaatttggtttttagaatttttatttttcattaataaactgATATTGCTATATAATTATCTATGACAAATTCAGTTATTTTTAAACTCGTCTAATCAAACTATCTTCACCCATGCCTccatctttttatttatttatttatttatcaaataaACTCTTTAGAACTAGAAAGATAAtcaaatctatatatatatatataagcaagaAAGTTACTATatacattatggttaagccaagtggcaagctaacccgatccaataatatatatatatatatatatatatatatatatatatatatatatatatatatacatacacacacacgcacatatatatatatatatatatatatatatatatacacacacacacgcgcgcgcgcgcgcacacacacacacacacacacacacacatatatatatatatatatatatatatgcgaaatttgaattaaaagataattttaaatttatcgCTAAAGTTCTAAatttcgaatttaaattaaaaataacttttttatcatgttatcatacttaattcggttaatgatcatatgcaatcatgttagaaacttttgttatttttttaaattatttaaatactacttcgcctctagcaACAAAAAACAAACTACTCCACATAATtataaaattctttcatatttaaaatcctataagtatagttctttgaaatactgtagctagatttgaataaaacgaaattcttttaaaataaatataatatataaggtACACatctatgtttatctaaataacaaaaaagagtttacaaaaccaaataaaagtttacttacatatataataaagtaaacatacatgctagagaaagaaacatcacaaaatcagtcaatattaaaaaaaagttgtttcttttttcttcttgaagaatatttgtttgaagagtcaatttgcataaatggacatcaaacaaataacaaaactttggttaTACAATtgctattttagttaaatataaatataatatatatatatatatatatatatatatatatatatatatatatatatatatatatggaatttgaattaaaagataattttgaatttatagacaAAGTTCTAAatttcgaatttaaattaaaaataaatttttgttatcatgttatcatacttaactcggttaatgatcatatacAATCATGTTagaaacttttgttattttttaaaattatttaaatactacttcgcctctagcaaaaaaaaaaaactactccatataattataaaactctttcacatttaaaatcctataagtatagttctttgaaacactgtagctagatttgaataaaataaaattcttttaaaataaatataatatacagggtacacgtctatgtttatctaaataataaaaaagagtttacaaaaccaaataaaagtttacttacatatataataaagtaaacatacatgctagagagagaaacatcacaaaatcagtcaatattaaaaaaaaaagttatttcctttttcttcttgaagaatatttgtttgaagagtcaatttgcataatggacatcaaacaaataacaaaactttggctatacaattgctattattaatttcaatttagcacattcaaggaattgaagggtataagctgaaacccttcatttagctgtagtcaagccaatattgcaagggtttaatatttttttcattgaagaatattaattttgaatcattagattatgtgaaatattttttttttcaaactcaacaagaggGAAATtagtttctaattgatagtttctatagtgacttttaagtgtaacaaaaagtatatataaagataaaattggtatgacgtgaaatattttttttaaaatgtaaacaagttatttcgaaaaaactctttacttttttaattcaaagataataaaaagataagatatttttgaacattagtagtgagttttaaaattattataatagaagttatatcatggataaactcaaaaaaccgaaatcttatggaatatttacataatttcctgccatatttattgtttactttttatagctaatataaatagatgatataccgacaacatacgattatacacatattatatatgaattatatgtaaattacacatcatttaattttttaatttaggtGGTCGGGTGGGCACCTATTTAGGCTGATTatataaagccaaaagaaaaatatgaaataatttcaaccaaagactaaaaatataattaaagttcatatgtagacaatttttattaaaactcatccttttatagtgaaataaattaattttttgtaacaaaagaaataatgacataaaaaataagataaaagaaaataaatgttgaaaaaaatattagaaagatctaaaaaccagaaataaaagatgacaacaaatttcttcttatgtttcatctttgttgagtataaaaaatttgaaagttaatcgcatcgatttcaaatatatctttttcaactcaaatacatagattatgagataaggatatcttagaatattttttttaatttacattatgtgtcattttttaaaaaatcactattactaacaagctgatatgatattcgaatttgaattggaatgcaatttgagtagtttgcattgaggttaagccaagtatgatatcgaaatcactatatatatatatatatatatatatatataattttagaaattgaaattttaaaaaaccaatattttttgaaagataatatCATACCAAATAGGAGTTTAAGTCGTAGTATAAGAGTCATGTCGTAGTCAGAAAATCGtttatatcgtgtcaacctttgtgctttgccataaatataagttattatttcactttgtgactatttttaggttccaaagacacctatgagaatagtgcaaaaataaaattatcattacgagaattgagaaaatgttagtcttttttcatgtagtgtttcttaattaatatgtcccgattatctataattatttagaaggtttaaatggtaaggttatttacatataattcaaataactcagatatttaacatggttaatgtcaaatatcaaaatggagtaaaaataattcactagctaaagaattttttatatttttagatagccaattaaaatgagttttgaattaagaataatattttcaattacattattataaaataattattattgaaaaataatgttttagaaactgaaattttaagaaagaaatatttttaagagatatcaacacaccaaaaagagttcaagtagtagcaaaagagttaagtcttatcaaaagagtcattcattgtcttaacatttgattgttttttcataaatatgaattattattttgcttcctgactatttttaggatccaatgacaccatgatataaaaaaaaatagaagaaatgattaatttttttcatgtagttaatatccaatgattatctatatttactgagaaagtgtaaattttaagattatttacatataatccaaataacttaaatatttgacataaTTAGCCGGATAGTATTACTAGTTATATCATGAAAGGAAGAAAGCTAGTGTAATTAAGTGAGAAAttggagaaaaaaggaaaattgaaattgaGATTGACCTTCAGCGCATCGCAAGGGACACGCATCTGCTTAAGTGGTAAGCTGCTATATCCCCGTATCCATGGCGGTGACGCAAAATGCAGATTCCATTCAATATAGAGTAGGAGAGCTGGCGTCTCAGTTGCCTTTGGCCCTTGGTTTTGGTCCCTCCCCCAACAACTGTACGAATAACCCACATGCTCAGTCGTTACCCGTTCGCTCATCTTTCCCTCTCAATTTCTTAAATTCTATATAATCTAATATCCAATTCGATactcttttctcttcctttctaTCTAAACCAAAACCCAATAGGATTCTTTGAATTCTTCAGCTCTTGCAAATGCGGCCTTCTACCTTTAGATTCTTCCAATGGCATCTGAGTCACAAGTCTTTCAGCTCTGTATGTTCTTCCCTTTTACCTTACGGCGTTTTGCTCTTTTACTTATTTTTGACGGCTTTGTGATTTGGATTGAATTTTGTCAATATCGAACACAAACACACAGACACACACACGTATAGCCTTTCTCATCATATGTGCATACTTCTCTGGTAATCAATTGTTGATAGCTGCGCGTAAACATATTGCGCTGTCGAATTAAATTTATCTGATTCAGGGTTACTCCCCTTTTGGAGTTCTGTTTCATGATTCGACCTCAAGTCTTGAGTGTGTTACATCGTGGACTTATACTGAGCTTGATATCATCCTGATTAAAAAATAATACTGAGCTTGATATAATGAAATTCGGAATTTCTGGATAAATTTTCTAGAGGCCTGTTTATTTTGGAACTCAAATCTCCAACTAGATCAATAGTTTTTCCTATGCTACTCTGAAGTTACACTATGTCAATTACTTATGAGTAGACTTCATTCTAGTTGGGTGGTAGAGCCCTTGTTGAGTGACGGAATACCCATTATTCTTTTTCCTTACATTGATTGATGTGCTTACCGACACATTCAACAAGACACGTGGATCATGTCCAGATACTGCATTTCTCAGAAAGGCGATTGCTTAGTGAAtgttttatcatatttttgtttTATATAGTGTGCATGTATGTAATTCATTTGATTAAAAGGTATTTACATGTACTTGATGCGTAGACTTCTATTTGTTGTGAATTATTTCTATAGACTAAAAAGGTGTTTGATTCTGTTGTTCCTCTTCCTTTCCGTTTTCTGTTTTTGGTAATCTATTTAggtttttttcaaattcaaaaatagACCTTTGCATATCTTGGTTAATGGAAACAAGAAGGATATAAAACATGTGCAACTCTTTCGGACACAATAAGTGAAATTACAAATACTTCTTTACAAACTAGCCTGAAAGACATGGTCGTTGGTATGTCCGTGATTTCTTTAATGATTCATCACGTTGACATGGATGCGGCATcctttggaagttttagaagtCTACGCAACACAGATGACTTGTTGCATGCTAAGAAAGTCTTACGCTAAGGTTATTTCAAGCTAAACCTCAACCTACCTAGGCATGATCAGCTCTTCGAGCCAAAAATCTAAGAGCACAGGTCTTGAAATAATAAATAGAGCTTGAATTACTCATCATTCAAATGCAGATAAAGAAGATGTATGATTGTTCCAAATAGAATTTCAAGTATTTATAATTTTGTTTATAGATAAGATTTTGGTAATTGAAAATTCAATCATGAACGTGAAACCATAAAATATGGGTGAAATATCCATATCTTCTTTGGTCCTGGGAAGCAGATGACATCCTGAAAGTTGAAACCATGATATTATATCACAGTGATGGGAAATAAGTCCAATATATTATCGTGTGATATATGTCGTGCTCGTGCCTGGTGGATATGATTGGTAGAGAAGTCACTAGTCAGCCTATGTTACAAGAGTAGGTGTCAGTGCCTCGCAGTGGCTCAACTGCTTGTATTAGAGCTTGAGATTTGTTCTAGTTTGATTAATAATGGACAAGTTGAGTTGTTCAGGAAGCTGTGTGTTTCACATACCTCTTGTTCTTTGGCATTTAGGAAAATAAATAGGACAAGTTGATATATTTTACTTCCACTGCCAGCATCCAGGTCCTCTTGCTTGGTCCTTTACTTTTCTTCTCCATTTGTTTGTGAAGTTATAACTATTCCTTCGCTACTCCTCAACTATGTACTTGCAACTGGCTGATAGTTAATCTACAGGCTAGCTTTTCATCCAGAGCATCATTACTATCTGCAAGCAGCAGTGGTCAAAATACAACGACTAGTCAGCTCAATGGATCCTCGTCAAAGATGTATTCGACTTCATGCGAGACATTGTCCGAAGATTCACCCAAAGATAAACCTATTTCTGACATGTTGATCGATTCATTTGGAAGGCTGCACACGTATTTGAGAATATCATTGACTGAACGTTGCAATTTACGGTGCCACTACTGTATGCCAGCTGAGGGTGTAGAACTCACTCCTAGTCCTCAACTTCTATCTCAGGATGAGATTGTTCGCTTGGCAAGTTTGTTTGTTAGCTCTGGAGTGAACAAAATTCGTTTGACTGGTGGGGAACCAACTATTAGGAAGGATATCGAAGAACTTTGCTTACAACTATCAAGCTTGAAGGGTCTTAAAACCCTGGCTATGACTACAAATGGGATTACTCTAGGAAAAAAACTTCCAAAGCTGAAAGACTCTGGACTTAATTTGGTGAACATAAGCTTAGACACATTGGTTCCAGCCAAATTTGAGTTTATGACTAGGCGCAAAGGGCATCAAAGAGTAATGGAGTCAATTGATGCTGCAGTAGAGCTGGGATATAATCCTGTCAAAGTAAGTTCTCTTTAGCATGGTTATATTATTATTCTCCCTAGAATGATGCTCCCTCCTGTGTCAGCTAACTTAATTTGGGTCTTGAGGATTTGCTTTATCATGTTTTTGGTTTATTGCCAGACTTTGGTAATCTATTTATTTGTCAAAAATTATAGACATGTGGAACGACAAATTACCAATGTAGAATAGAGAAGCAGTTCAGAAGACATTAAGATATCATGGTTAAAGTAGGATTTGTTTTGACTTGTTAAATtgtaaaaaactgaaaaatggaACTTAGGCAACACTATCCTGTTTTGCTTCCCGATGATGCTCTTAAAGCTAGTTT of the Nicotiana tabacum cultivar K326 chromosome 7, ASM71507v2, whole genome shotgun sequence genome contains:
- the LOC107791203 gene encoding GTP 3',8-cyclase, mitochondrial isoform X1; translation: MRPSTFRFFQWHLSHKSFSSASFSSRASLLSASSSGQNTTTSQLNGSSSKMYSTSCETLSEDSPKDKPISDMLIDSFGRLHTYLRISLTERCNLRCHYCMPAEGVELTPSPQLLSQDEIVRLASLFVSSGVNKIRLTGGEPTIRKDIEELCLQLSSLKGLKTLAMTTNGITLGKKLPKLKDSGLNLVNISLDTLVPAKFEFMTRRKGHQRVMESIDAAVELGYNPVKVNCVVMRGFNDDEICDFVELTRERPINVRFIEFMPFDGNVWNVKKLVPYAEMLDKVGKQFTGLQRIQDHPTETAKNFRIDGHQGSVSFITSMTEHFCAGCNRLRLLADGNFKVCLFGPSEVSLRDPLRLGEGDDKLREIIGAAVKRKKASHAGMFDIAKTPNRPMIHIGG
- the LOC107791203 gene encoding GTP 3',8-cyclase, mitochondrial isoform X2 codes for the protein MYSTSCETLSEDSPKDKPISDMLIDSFGRLHTYLRISLTERCNLRCHYCMPAEGVELTPSPQLLSQDEIVRLASLFVSSGVNKIRLTGGEPTIRKDIEELCLQLSSLKGLKTLAMTTNGITLGKKLPKLKDSGLNLVNISLDTLVPAKFEFMTRRKGHQRVMESIDAAVELGYNPVKVNCVVMRGFNDDEICDFVELTRERPINVRFIEFMPFDGNVWNVKKLVPYAEMLDKVGKQFTGLQRIQDHPTETAKNFRIDGHQGSVSFITSMTEHFCAGCNRLRLLADGNFKVCLFGPSEVSLRDPLRLGEGDDKLREIIGAAVKRKKASHAGMFDIAKTPNRPMIHIGG